A stretch of the Aegilops tauschii subsp. strangulata cultivar AL8/78 chromosome 4, Aet v6.0, whole genome shotgun sequence genome encodes the following:
- the LOC109733611 gene encoding splicing factor U2af large subunit A isoform X1 produces the protein MAEYEERYEGNAAAAVTGGSPPTKPSGFSDQPDGRSQQEVQSHEGSSSKSRERDRGREKDKDTERDREHGRDRERGRDKDRERDRGDRDRERDRHHREHRERSEKREHRERSEKREHRGHSDDHDRHRSRDHDIERRDRDRDGHRRHRSRSRSKGRERRSRSRSRSRSKSKRVSGFDQGPSQAIPMVTPGATPGQLPAVTPLITGMLPNMFNFTAPTQFNPLVMQPQAMTQQATRHARRVYVGGLPPTANEQTVAIYFNQVMAAIGGNTAGPGDAVLNVYINHDKKFAFVEMRSVEEASNAMALDGIMFEGAPVKVRRPTDYNPSLAAALGPSQPNPNLNLGAVGLTPGSAGGLEGPDRIFVGGLPYYFTEAQVRELLESFGPLRGFDLVKDRETGNSKGYAFCVYQDLNVTDIACAALNGIKMGDKTLTVRRANQGTSQPRPEQETILLHAQQQVQMQKLVLQVGGALPTKVVCLTQVVSADELRDDEEYEDILEDMREEGRKYGNLVKAVIPRPDPSGAAVPGVGKVFLEYADIDGSTKAKVGMHGRKFGGNQVVAVFYPENKFADGDYDD, from the exons ATGGCCGAGTACGAGGAGCGCTACGAGGgcaacgccgccgccgccgtcaccggAGGCTCCCCGCCGACCAAGCCCTCCGGTTTCTCCGACCAACCCGACGGTCGCTCCCAG CAGGAGGTACAGTCACATGAGGGAAGCTCCTCAAAATCTAGAGAGAGGGACAGAGGACGAGAGAAGGACAAGGACACGGAGCGTGATAGAGAACATGGAAGAGATAGAGAAAGGGGCCGTGATAAGGACAGGGAGAGGGACCGGGGTGACCGGGACCGGGAACGCGACCGCCACCATAGGGAGCACCGTGAAAGAAGTGAAAAAAGGGAGCACCGTGAAAGAAGTGAGAAAAGGGAGCACCGTGGCCATTCTGATGACCATGATCGTCATCGCAGCCGTGACCATGATATTGAAAG AAGAGACCGTGACAGAGATGGCCATCGCAGGCATCGCTCCCGCTCCCGTTCTAAGGGTCGTGAACGCAGATCCAGATCTCGTTCGCGTTCTCGTTCAAAGAG CAAGCGGGTGAGCGGATTTGACCAGGGACCATCGCAAGCCATTCCTATGGTTACTCCTGGCGCGACCCCAG GTCAGCTGCCCGCAGTTACCCCTCTTATTACTGGGATGCTTCCAAACATGTTTAATTTCACTGCTCCTACGCAG TTCAATCCTCTAGTTATGCAACCACAGGCCATGACACAACAG GCTACCCGGCATGCTAGGCGTGTTTATGTTGGTGGACTTCCACCAACTGCCAATGAGCAG ACAGTTGCTATATACTTCAATCAAGTTATGGCTGCTATTGGAGGAAACACAGCTGGTCCTGGTGATGCTGTTCTTAATGTATACATAAACCATGACAAGaaatttgcttttgtggagaTGAGGTCTGTGGAGGAAGCAAGCAATGCAATGGCCTTAGATGGTATAATGTTTGAGGGAGCACCGGTCAAAGTTAGAAGGCCAACAGACTATAATCCTTCCCTGGCTGCTGCACTGGGTCCAAGCCAGCCAAACCCTAATCTAAATCTTGGTGCTGTTGGCTTGACACCTGGCTCAGCTGGAGGTTTAGAAGGCCCTGATCGCATCTTTGTGGGTGGCCTCCCGTACTACTTCACCGAGGCTCAAGTGCGGGAGTTGCTTGAATCCTTTGGACCGTTGCGAGGATTTGATCTTGTGAAGGATAGGGAGACAGGCAACTCGAAAGGATATGCCTTCTGTGTATACCAGGATCTTAATGTCACCGACATTGCCTGTGCTGCCCTGAATGGTATCAAGATGGGAGACAAGACCCTCACTGTTAGGCGAGCAAATCAAGGCACTTCTCAACCAAGGCCAGAGCAAGAAACCATCCTGTTGCACGCACAACAACAAGTGCAGATGCAG AAACTCGTGCTACAAGTTGGAGGGGCTCTACCGACAAAGGTAGTATGCCTGACCCAGGTGGTTTCAGCAGATGAACTGAGAGATGATGAGGAATACGAGGATATTTTGGAAGACATGAGGGAAGAAGGGCGCAAATATG GTAACTTGGTTAAAGCTGTCATCCCACGACCTGACCCCAGCGGCGCTGCTGTTCCTGGAGTTGGAAAG GTGTTTCTGGAATATGCAGATATCGACGGCTCGACCAAGGCGAAGGTCGGGATGCATGGCAGGAAGTTTGGCGGGAACCAGGTGGTGGCCGTGTTCTATCCTGAAAACAAGTTTGCTGATGGAGATTACGATGATTAG
- the LOC109733611 gene encoding splicing factor U2af large subunit A isoform X2 produces MAEYEERYEGNAAAAVTGGSPPTKPSGFSDQPDGRSQEVQSHEGSSSKSRERDRGREKDKDTERDREHGRDRERGRDKDRERDRGDRDRERDRHHREHRERSEKREHRERSEKREHRGHSDDHDRHRSRDHDIERRDRDRDGHRRHRSRSRSKGRERRSRSRSRSRSKSKRVSGFDQGPSQAIPMVTPGATPGQLPAVTPLITGMLPNMFNFTAPTQFNPLVMQPQAMTQQATRHARRVYVGGLPPTANEQTVAIYFNQVMAAIGGNTAGPGDAVLNVYINHDKKFAFVEMRSVEEASNAMALDGIMFEGAPVKVRRPTDYNPSLAAALGPSQPNPNLNLGAVGLTPGSAGGLEGPDRIFVGGLPYYFTEAQVRELLESFGPLRGFDLVKDRETGNSKGYAFCVYQDLNVTDIACAALNGIKMGDKTLTVRRANQGTSQPRPEQETILLHAQQQVQMQKLVLQVGGALPTKVVCLTQVVSADELRDDEEYEDILEDMREEGRKYGNLVKAVIPRPDPSGAAVPGVGKVFLEYADIDGSTKAKVGMHGRKFGGNQVVAVFYPENKFADGDYDD; encoded by the exons ATGGCCGAGTACGAGGAGCGCTACGAGGgcaacgccgccgccgccgtcaccggAGGCTCCCCGCCGACCAAGCCCTCCGGTTTCTCCGACCAACCCGACGGTCGCTCCCAG GAGGTACAGTCACATGAGGGAAGCTCCTCAAAATCTAGAGAGAGGGACAGAGGACGAGAGAAGGACAAGGACACGGAGCGTGATAGAGAACATGGAAGAGATAGAGAAAGGGGCCGTGATAAGGACAGGGAGAGGGACCGGGGTGACCGGGACCGGGAACGCGACCGCCACCATAGGGAGCACCGTGAAAGAAGTGAAAAAAGGGAGCACCGTGAAAGAAGTGAGAAAAGGGAGCACCGTGGCCATTCTGATGACCATGATCGTCATCGCAGCCGTGACCATGATATTGAAAG AAGAGACCGTGACAGAGATGGCCATCGCAGGCATCGCTCCCGCTCCCGTTCTAAGGGTCGTGAACGCAGATCCAGATCTCGTTCGCGTTCTCGTTCAAAGAG CAAGCGGGTGAGCGGATTTGACCAGGGACCATCGCAAGCCATTCCTATGGTTACTCCTGGCGCGACCCCAG GTCAGCTGCCCGCAGTTACCCCTCTTATTACTGGGATGCTTCCAAACATGTTTAATTTCACTGCTCCTACGCAG TTCAATCCTCTAGTTATGCAACCACAGGCCATGACACAACAG GCTACCCGGCATGCTAGGCGTGTTTATGTTGGTGGACTTCCACCAACTGCCAATGAGCAG ACAGTTGCTATATACTTCAATCAAGTTATGGCTGCTATTGGAGGAAACACAGCTGGTCCTGGTGATGCTGTTCTTAATGTATACATAAACCATGACAAGaaatttgcttttgtggagaTGAGGTCTGTGGAGGAAGCAAGCAATGCAATGGCCTTAGATGGTATAATGTTTGAGGGAGCACCGGTCAAAGTTAGAAGGCCAACAGACTATAATCCTTCCCTGGCTGCTGCACTGGGTCCAAGCCAGCCAAACCCTAATCTAAATCTTGGTGCTGTTGGCTTGACACCTGGCTCAGCTGGAGGTTTAGAAGGCCCTGATCGCATCTTTGTGGGTGGCCTCCCGTACTACTTCACCGAGGCTCAAGTGCGGGAGTTGCTTGAATCCTTTGGACCGTTGCGAGGATTTGATCTTGTGAAGGATAGGGAGACAGGCAACTCGAAAGGATATGCCTTCTGTGTATACCAGGATCTTAATGTCACCGACATTGCCTGTGCTGCCCTGAATGGTATCAAGATGGGAGACAAGACCCTCACTGTTAGGCGAGCAAATCAAGGCACTTCTCAACCAAGGCCAGAGCAAGAAACCATCCTGTTGCACGCACAACAACAAGTGCAGATGCAG AAACTCGTGCTACAAGTTGGAGGGGCTCTACCGACAAAGGTAGTATGCCTGACCCAGGTGGTTTCAGCAGATGAACTGAGAGATGATGAGGAATACGAGGATATTTTGGAAGACATGAGGGAAGAAGGGCGCAAATATG GTAACTTGGTTAAAGCTGTCATCCCACGACCTGACCCCAGCGGCGCTGCTGTTCCTGGAGTTGGAAAG GTGTTTCTGGAATATGCAGATATCGACGGCTCGACCAAGGCGAAGGTCGGGATGCATGGCAGGAAGTTTGGCGGGAACCAGGTGGTGGCCGTGTTCTATCCTGAAAACAAGTTTGCTGATGGAGATTACGATGATTAG